A genomic segment from Synchiropus splendidus isolate RoL2022-P1 chromosome 18, RoL_Sspl_1.0, whole genome shotgun sequence encodes:
- the htr6 gene encoding 5-hydroxytryptamine receptor 6 — MVDTHLGSSSNISSPHISAWNINGSGPWLLAFMLTVIILVTVCGNTLLIALVFAHRSLRCTSNSFLVSLFFSDLMVALVVMPPAMLDVLCGAWVLWPGFCPVWLCFDVMCCSASILNLCVISLDRYLFIISPLRYKQRMTPPRALLLVAAAWGLAALTSFLPIKMKWHSLGYGSGNTSTFTESLYPESYFQPSPSGGLSFQCRLQVTLPFALVASVLTFFLPSSAICFTYCRILLAARRQAKRVAALSHPPHPYPSLGEPSRPPSPGAQQDVDDCSQQEHQMPHNMPPSANSERRLAHRQGRRALKASLTLGVLLGMFFGAWLPFFITNMAQAVCECVPLALFDAITWLGYCNSTMNPIIYPLFMRDFKRALGKLMPCCSSQSPRRPSPALSLSLRNSGEPNIVSTLPSPLASDPIHHPATATDAVNLLDAEHAGIHMPLLLPNQVETLD; from the exons ATGGTTGACACTCACCTGGGGAGCAGCTCCAACATCAGCTCTCCACACATCAGTGCCTGGAACATCAACGGCAGTGGCCCGTGGCTGCTGGCTTTCATGCTGACTGTGATCATCCTGGTGACGGTTTGTGGCAACACGCTCCTCATCGCTCTGGTCTTTGCACACCGCTCTCTCAGGTGCACCTCCAACTCTTTCCTGGTGTCGCTGTTCTTCTCCGACCTGATGGTGGCACTCGTGGTGATGCCACCTGCCATGCTGGACGTCTTGTGCGGGGCCTGGGTGCTGTGGCCGGGCTTTTGCCCTGTGTGGCTCTGCTTCGATGTCATGTGCTGCAGCGCCTCCATCCTCAATCTGTGTGTGATCAGCCTGGATCGCTACTTGTTTATCATCTCTCCGCTTCGCTACAAGCAAAGGATGACGCCTCCCCGGGCTCTGCTCCTGGTGGCAGCGGCTTGGGGGTTGGCAGCTCTAACATCCTTCCTTCCCATCAAGATGAAATGGCACAGTTTAGGCTACGGAAGCGGAAACACCAGCACATTCACTGAGAGCCTTTACCCAGAGTCCTACTTTCAACCCTCACCGTCTGGAGGTCTCTCCTTCCAGTGTCGCCTTCAGGTCACCCTGCCGTTCGCTCTGGTGGCCTCCGTCCTGACTTTCTTTTTGCCCTCCAGCGCCATTTGCTTTACCTACTGCAGGATTCTTCTCGCAGCACGCAGACAGGCCAAGAGGGTCGCTGCTCTCAGCCACCCTCCACATCCATATCCATCTCTTGGGGAACCATCTCGACCTCCTTCTCCTGGGGCTCAACAGGATGTGGATGACTGCAGTCAACAGGAGCATCAAATGCCACACAATATGCCG ccaTCAGCCAACAGCGAGCGCCGACTGGCTCACCGACAGGGTCGCAGGGCGCTGAAGGCCAGTCTGACACTGGGAGTGCTGCTGGGAATGTTCTTCGGTGCCTGGCTTCCTTTTTTCATCACCAACATGGCTCAG GCTGTGTGCGAGTGCGTCCCTCTTGCGCTCTTCGACGCCATCACCTGGCTGGGTTACTGCAACAGCACCATGAACCCCATCATCTACCCACTGTTCATGAGAGACTTCAAGCGAGCACTGGGGAAGCTGAtgccctgctgctcctctcagtCCCCACGACGTCCCTCTCCTGCGCTCTCCCTTTCCCTGCGGAATTCTGGAGAGCCAAACATTGTCAGCACCTTGCCTTCTCCCCTGGCCTCCGACCCCATACATCACCCTGCGACAGCCACTGATGCCGTCAACCTGCTCGATGCCGAGCATGCTGGGATCCATATGCCGCTGTTGCTACCCAATCAGGTGGAGACCCTGGATTGA
- the tmco4 gene encoding transmembrane and coiled-coil domain-containing protein 4 isoform X3 — protein MERTPNSVNNCFTPDPGGTATSHDGPCDQNQDEIMSRRLSEQGRFAHAAVCAVSLGQLFAGPENSTFREQYLQGLVRWLGLDESVMPVMGAFLSGLGCEGADTFLSVLQTEPLLAEGATPIIQDLVSYSIKDGQYDARARVLIRHVCCLLRVAVEQMEEFEETLGESLREKVEESEEESSRRQKRERGRKLRRYFLIGLATVGGGTVIGLTGGLAAPLVAAGAGAVIGAGGAAALGSATGIAIMASLFGAAGAGLTGYKMNKCVGAIEEFEFLPLSPGKHLHLTIAVTGWLCSGKYSSFQAPWSCLGECGEQYCLVWESRFLRDLGSIMASLLDGLVSMVAQEALKYTVLSGIVTALTWPASLLAAASVIDHPWCVCLNRSAEVGKHLAQVLRSRQQGKRPVSLIGFSLGARVIYFCLQELANDQGCEGVVEDVVLLGAPVDGSERAWKRMTRVVAGKIVNGYCRGDWLLGYLYRGSAAQLSVAGLQPVNIQDRRIINVDLSSVVKGHLDYMRQMDTILVAVGVPTKEVPGAAIALPPDESRSEGFVDAVGQSLANPEGEEGEKAGAAEAGAAEVDSGWDIPDISDLLDTLSDAQTESPSEPDMSFPVVSEEDPENVCSVKEPCVTDKVADPDSEPISWSWDDTHWTTELTQEPKLHQS, from the exons ATGGAGAGGACGCCAAACAGTGTGAACAACTGTTTCACACCAG ACCCAGGGGGGACGGCTACGTCGCACGATGGCCCATGTGACCAGAACCAGGATGAGATCATGAGCAGAAGACTGAGCGAACAGGGACGATTCGCTCATGCTGCAGTATGTGCTGTCTCACTGGGCCAGTTGTTTGCTGGACCTGAAAACAG CACATTTCGGGAACAGTATCTACAAGGTCTTGTCAGGTGGCTGGGCTTGGATGagtctgtgatgccagtcatgGGAGCATTTCTAAGTGGTTTGGGCTGTGAAGGTGCCGACACGTTCCTCTCTGTCCTGCAAACAGAGCCGCTGCTTGCTGAGGGGGCAACCCCCATCATTCAG GATCTGGTGTCGTATTCGATCAAAGATG GCCAGTATGATGCCAGAGCAAGAGTTCTCATCCGGCATGTCTGCTGTCTGCTCAGAGTCGCTGTTGAGCAGATGGAGGAGTTTGAGGAAACGCTGGGAGAGAGTCTGAGGGAGAAAGTGGAGGAAAGCGA AGAGGAATCTTCACGGAGGCAGAAGCGAGAAAGAGGGCGGAAGTTACGGCGCTACTTTCTCATTGGACTCGCCACTGTTGGTGGCGGAACTGTGATAG GTTTGACTGGCGGCCTGGCAGCACCATTGGTGGCAGCAGGTGCCGGCGCTGTCATCggtgctggaggagctgctgcactGGGCTCAGCCACTGGCATCGcaataatggcctccttgtttGGGGCAGCCGGTGCTGGACTGACGG gttataagatgaacaaatgtGTTGGTGCAATTGAGGAGTTTGAATTCTTGCCACTGAGCCCTGGGAAGCATCTTCATCTCACCATCGCAGTGACCGGCTGGCTCTGCAGCGGCAAATACA GCTCCTTCCAGGCCCCCTGGTCCTGTCTCGGGGAGTGTGGGGAGCAGTACTGTCTGGTGTGGGAGTCCCGGTTTCTTCGAGATCTTGGCTCGATTATGGCGTCCCTGTTAGATGGTCTGGTCAGCATGGTAGCCCAGGAAGCCCTCAAGTACACAGTGTTATCAG GTATAGTGACGGCTCTGACCTGGCCAGCTTCCTTGTTAGCGGCAGCCAGTGTCATCGACCATCCGTGGTGCGTTTGTCTGAACCGCTCTGCTGAGGTGGGGAAACATCTGGCACAGGTTTTAAGAAGCAGACAGCAG GGGAAACGCCCAGTCAGCCTCATCGGCTTCAGTCTTGGTGCTAGAGTCATCTATTTCTGCCTGCAGGAACTTGCCAATGATCAAG GCTGTGAAGGTGTAGTGGAGGATGTCGTCCTCTTGGGGGCCCCAGTGGATGGCTCTGAGAGGGCTTGGAAGAGAATGACGAGGGTAGTTGCTGGGAAAATAGTAAACGGGTACTgcag AGGAGACTGGCTGCTTGGATACTTGTACCGAGGCTCAGCAGCACAGCTGTCGGTCGCTGGTCTGCAGCCAGTCAACATCCAAGATCGGCGCATCATCAATGTAGATCTGTCTTCGGTG GTGAAAGGTCACCTGGACTACATGCGCCAAATGGACACCATCTTAGTGGCAGTTGGGGTTCCGACCAAAGAAGTGCCTGGCGCAGCTATCGCTCTTCCTCCGGATGAAAGTAGGTCAGAAGGGTTTGTCGACGCTGTGGGTCAGTCTCTGGCAAACCCTGAAGGGGAAGAGGGTGAAAAGGCCGGAGCAGCAGAGGCCGGAGCAGCAGAGGTGGACAGCGGCTGGGACATCCCGGATATCTCCGACCTGCTGGACACGTTGAGTGACGCTCAGACTGAGAGTCCGAGTGAACCGGACATGAGTTTCCCTGTTGTGTCTGAAGAAGACCCTGAGAATGTATGTTCTGTGAAGGAACCCTGCGTCACGGACAAAGTGGCCGACCCGGATTCTGAACCCATCTCATGGAGTTGGGACGACACCCACTGGACCACAGAACTCACACAAGAACCAAAACTCCATCAAAGCTAA
- the tmco4 gene encoding transmembrane and coiled-coil domain-containing protein 4 isoform X4, whose amino-acid sequence MERTPNSVNNCFTPAQSLGQNHEGALCRFEAFDPGGTATSHDGPCDQNQDEIMSRRLSEQGRFAHAAVCAVSLGQLFAGPENSTFREQYLQGLVRWLGLDESVMPVMGAFLSGLGCEGADTFLSVLQTEPLLAEGATPIIQDLVSYSIKDGQYDARARVLIRHVCCLLRVAVEQMEEFEETLGESLREKVEESEEESSRRQKRERGRKLRRYFLIGLATVGGGTVIGLTGGLAAPLVAAGAGAVIGAGGAAALGSATGIAIMASLFGAAGAGLTGYKMNKCVGAIEEFEFLPLSPGKHLHLTIAVTGWLCSGKYSSFQAPWSCLGECGEQYCLVWESRFLRDLGSIMASLLDGLVSMVAQEALKYTVLSGIVTALTWPASLLAAASVIDHPWCVCLNRSAEVGKHLAQVLRSRQQGKRPVSLIGFSLGARVIYFCLQELANDQGCEGVVEDVVLLGAPVDGSERAWKRMTRVKEEASAISFRYCSYMTDRTQAHLRRLAAWILVPRLSSTAVGRWSAASQHPRSAHHQCRSVFGGERSPGLHAPNGHHLSGSWGSDQRSAWRSYRSSSG is encoded by the exons ATGGAGAGGACGCCAAACAGTGTGAACAACTGTTTCACACCAG CTCAAAGTTTGGGACAGAACCACGAAGGTGCGTTGTGTCGTTTTGAAGCATTCG ACCCAGGGGGGACGGCTACGTCGCACGATGGCCCATGTGACCAGAACCAGGATGAGATCATGAGCAGAAGACTGAGCGAACAGGGACGATTCGCTCATGCTGCAGTATGTGCTGTCTCACTGGGCCAGTTGTTTGCTGGACCTGAAAACAG CACATTTCGGGAACAGTATCTACAAGGTCTTGTCAGGTGGCTGGGCTTGGATGagtctgtgatgccagtcatgGGAGCATTTCTAAGTGGTTTGGGCTGTGAAGGTGCCGACACGTTCCTCTCTGTCCTGCAAACAGAGCCGCTGCTTGCTGAGGGGGCAACCCCCATCATTCAG GATCTGGTGTCGTATTCGATCAAAGATG GCCAGTATGATGCCAGAGCAAGAGTTCTCATCCGGCATGTCTGCTGTCTGCTCAGAGTCGCTGTTGAGCAGATGGAGGAGTTTGAGGAAACGCTGGGAGAGAGTCTGAGGGAGAAAGTGGAGGAAAGCGA AGAGGAATCTTCACGGAGGCAGAAGCGAGAAAGAGGGCGGAAGTTACGGCGCTACTTTCTCATTGGACTCGCCACTGTTGGTGGCGGAACTGTGATAG GTTTGACTGGCGGCCTGGCAGCACCATTGGTGGCAGCAGGTGCCGGCGCTGTCATCggtgctggaggagctgctgcactGGGCTCAGCCACTGGCATCGcaataatggcctccttgtttGGGGCAGCCGGTGCTGGACTGACGG gttataagatgaacaaatgtGTTGGTGCAATTGAGGAGTTTGAATTCTTGCCACTGAGCCCTGGGAAGCATCTTCATCTCACCATCGCAGTGACCGGCTGGCTCTGCAGCGGCAAATACA GCTCCTTCCAGGCCCCCTGGTCCTGTCTCGGGGAGTGTGGGGAGCAGTACTGTCTGGTGTGGGAGTCCCGGTTTCTTCGAGATCTTGGCTCGATTATGGCGTCCCTGTTAGATGGTCTGGTCAGCATGGTAGCCCAGGAAGCCCTCAAGTACACAGTGTTATCAG GTATAGTGACGGCTCTGACCTGGCCAGCTTCCTTGTTAGCGGCAGCCAGTGTCATCGACCATCCGTGGTGCGTTTGTCTGAACCGCTCTGCTGAGGTGGGGAAACATCTGGCACAGGTTTTAAGAAGCAGACAGCAG GGGAAACGCCCAGTCAGCCTCATCGGCTTCAGTCTTGGTGCTAGAGTCATCTATTTCTGCCTGCAGGAACTTGCCAATGATCAAG GCTGTGAAGGTGTAGTGGAGGATGTCGTCCTCTTGGGGGCCCCAGTGGATGGCTCTGAGAGGGCTTGGAAGAGAATGACGAGG GTCAAAGAGGAAGCATCGGCCATCTCCTTTCGCTACTGCAGTTATATGACAGACAGAACGCAGGCGCATTTG AGGAGACTGGCTGCTTGGATACTTGTACCGAGGCTCAGCAGCACAGCTGTCGGTCGCTGGTCTGCAGCCAGTCAACATCCAAGATCGGCGCATCATCAATGTAGATCTGTCTTCGGTG GTGAAAGGTCACCTGGACTACATGCGCCAAATGGACACCATCTTAGTGGCAGTTGGGGTTCCGACCAAAGAAGTGCCTGGCGCAGCTATCGCTCTTCCTCCGGATGA
- the tmco4 gene encoding transmembrane and coiled-coil domain-containing protein 4 isoform X2, translated as MERTPNSVNNCFTPAQSLGQNHEGALCRFEAFDPGGTATSHDGPCDQNQDEIMSRRLSEQGRFAHAAVCAVSLGQLFAGPENSTFREQYLQGLVRWLGLDESVMPVMGAFLSGLGCEGADTFLSVLQTEPLLAEGATPIIQDLVSYSIKDGQYDARARVLIRHVCCLLRVAVEQMEEFEETLGESLREKVEESEEESSRRQKRERGRKLRRYFLIGLATVGGGTVIGLTGGLAAPLVAAGAGAVIGAGGAAALGSATGIAIMASLFGAAGAGLTGYKMNKCVGAIEEFEFLPLSPGKHLHLTIAVTGWLCSGKYSSFQAPWSCLGECGEQYCLVWESRFLRDLGSIMASLLDGLVSMVAQEALKYTVLSGIVTALTWPASLLAAASVIDHPWCVCLNRSAEVGKHLAQVLRSRQQGKRPVSLIGFSLGARVIYFCLQELANDQGCEGVVEDVVLLGAPVDGSERAWKRMTRVVAGKIVNGYCRGDWLLGYLYRGSAAQLSVAGLQPVNIQDRRIINVDLSSVVKGHLDYMRQMDTILVAVGVPTKEVPGAAIALPPDESRSEGFVDAVGQSLANPEGEEGEKAGAAEAGAAEVDSGWDIPDISDLLDTNPASRTKWPTRILNPSHGVGTTPTGPQNSHKNQNSIKAKHPHHETTEHLFKAAHQCFSLH; from the exons ATGGAGAGGACGCCAAACAGTGTGAACAACTGTTTCACACCAG CTCAAAGTTTGGGACAGAACCACGAAGGTGCGTTGTGTCGTTTTGAAGCATTCG ACCCAGGGGGGACGGCTACGTCGCACGATGGCCCATGTGACCAGAACCAGGATGAGATCATGAGCAGAAGACTGAGCGAACAGGGACGATTCGCTCATGCTGCAGTATGTGCTGTCTCACTGGGCCAGTTGTTTGCTGGACCTGAAAACAG CACATTTCGGGAACAGTATCTACAAGGTCTTGTCAGGTGGCTGGGCTTGGATGagtctgtgatgccagtcatgGGAGCATTTCTAAGTGGTTTGGGCTGTGAAGGTGCCGACACGTTCCTCTCTGTCCTGCAAACAGAGCCGCTGCTTGCTGAGGGGGCAACCCCCATCATTCAG GATCTGGTGTCGTATTCGATCAAAGATG GCCAGTATGATGCCAGAGCAAGAGTTCTCATCCGGCATGTCTGCTGTCTGCTCAGAGTCGCTGTTGAGCAGATGGAGGAGTTTGAGGAAACGCTGGGAGAGAGTCTGAGGGAGAAAGTGGAGGAAAGCGA AGAGGAATCTTCACGGAGGCAGAAGCGAGAAAGAGGGCGGAAGTTACGGCGCTACTTTCTCATTGGACTCGCCACTGTTGGTGGCGGAACTGTGATAG GTTTGACTGGCGGCCTGGCAGCACCATTGGTGGCAGCAGGTGCCGGCGCTGTCATCggtgctggaggagctgctgcactGGGCTCAGCCACTGGCATCGcaataatggcctccttgtttGGGGCAGCCGGTGCTGGACTGACGG gttataagatgaacaaatgtGTTGGTGCAATTGAGGAGTTTGAATTCTTGCCACTGAGCCCTGGGAAGCATCTTCATCTCACCATCGCAGTGACCGGCTGGCTCTGCAGCGGCAAATACA GCTCCTTCCAGGCCCCCTGGTCCTGTCTCGGGGAGTGTGGGGAGCAGTACTGTCTGGTGTGGGAGTCCCGGTTTCTTCGAGATCTTGGCTCGATTATGGCGTCCCTGTTAGATGGTCTGGTCAGCATGGTAGCCCAGGAAGCCCTCAAGTACACAGTGTTATCAG GTATAGTGACGGCTCTGACCTGGCCAGCTTCCTTGTTAGCGGCAGCCAGTGTCATCGACCATCCGTGGTGCGTTTGTCTGAACCGCTCTGCTGAGGTGGGGAAACATCTGGCACAGGTTTTAAGAAGCAGACAGCAG GGGAAACGCCCAGTCAGCCTCATCGGCTTCAGTCTTGGTGCTAGAGTCATCTATTTCTGCCTGCAGGAACTTGCCAATGATCAAG GCTGTGAAGGTGTAGTGGAGGATGTCGTCCTCTTGGGGGCCCCAGTGGATGGCTCTGAGAGGGCTTGGAAGAGAATGACGAGGGTAGTTGCTGGGAAAATAGTAAACGGGTACTgcag AGGAGACTGGCTGCTTGGATACTTGTACCGAGGCTCAGCAGCACAGCTGTCGGTCGCTGGTCTGCAGCCAGTCAACATCCAAGATCGGCGCATCATCAATGTAGATCTGTCTTCGGTG GTGAAAGGTCACCTGGACTACATGCGCCAAATGGACACCATCTTAGTGGCAGTTGGGGTTCCGACCAAAGAAGTGCCTGGCGCAGCTATCGCTCTTCCTCCGGATGAAAGTAGGTCAGAAGGGTTTGTCGACGCTGTGGGTCAGTCTCTGGCAAACCCTGAAGGGGAAGAGGGTGAAAAGGCCGGAGCAGCAGAGGCCGGAGCAGCAGAGGTGGACAGCGGCTGGGACATCCCGGATATCTCCGACCTGCTGGACAC GAACCCTGCGTCACGGACAAAGTGGCCGACCCGGATTCTGAACCCATCTCATGGAGTTGGGACGACACCCACTGGACCACAGAACTCACACAAGAACCAAAACTCCATCAAAGCTAAACACCCTCATCATGAAACGACTGAACATCTATTTAAAGCAGCTCACCAATGTTTTAGCCTTCATTGA
- the micos10 gene encoding MICOS complex subunit MIC10 — protein sequence MSATELGKKWDRCLADSVVKIGTGLGIGIVFSVLFFKRRTWPITLGSGVGLGMAYANCQNDLRSHYVQHTAAKEP from the exons ATGTCTGCGACGGAGCTGGGGAAAAAGTGGGACCGATGCTTGGCAGACAGCGTCGTTAAGATCG GCACTGGACTGGGAATCGGAATTGTGTTTTCTGTCCTCTTCTTTAAGC GGCGGACGTGGCCGATCACCCTCGGCTCCGGGGTTGGACTTGGTATGGCATATGCCAACTGTCAGAATGACTTAAGGTCACATTATGTACAACACACAGCTGCAAAG GAGCCGTAA
- the tmco4 gene encoding transmembrane and coiled-coil domain-containing protein 4 isoform X1, protein MERTPNSVNNCFTPAQSLGQNHEGALCRFEAFDPGGTATSHDGPCDQNQDEIMSRRLSEQGRFAHAAVCAVSLGQLFAGPENSTFREQYLQGLVRWLGLDESVMPVMGAFLSGLGCEGADTFLSVLQTEPLLAEGATPIIQDLVSYSIKDGQYDARARVLIRHVCCLLRVAVEQMEEFEETLGESLREKVEESEEESSRRQKRERGRKLRRYFLIGLATVGGGTVIGLTGGLAAPLVAAGAGAVIGAGGAAALGSATGIAIMASLFGAAGAGLTGYKMNKCVGAIEEFEFLPLSPGKHLHLTIAVTGWLCSGKYSSFQAPWSCLGECGEQYCLVWESRFLRDLGSIMASLLDGLVSMVAQEALKYTVLSGIVTALTWPASLLAAASVIDHPWCVCLNRSAEVGKHLAQVLRSRQQGKRPVSLIGFSLGARVIYFCLQELANDQGCEGVVEDVVLLGAPVDGSERAWKRMTRVVAGKIVNGYCRGDWLLGYLYRGSAAQLSVAGLQPVNIQDRRIINVDLSSVVKGHLDYMRQMDTILVAVGVPTKEVPGAAIALPPDESRSEGFVDAVGQSLANPEGEEGEKAGAAEAGAAEVDSGWDIPDISDLLDTLSDAQTESPSEPDMSFPVVSEEDPENVCSVKEPCVTDKVADPDSEPISWSWDDTHWTTELTQEPKLHQS, encoded by the exons ATGGAGAGGACGCCAAACAGTGTGAACAACTGTTTCACACCAG CTCAAAGTTTGGGACAGAACCACGAAGGTGCGTTGTGTCGTTTTGAAGCATTCG ACCCAGGGGGGACGGCTACGTCGCACGATGGCCCATGTGACCAGAACCAGGATGAGATCATGAGCAGAAGACTGAGCGAACAGGGACGATTCGCTCATGCTGCAGTATGTGCTGTCTCACTGGGCCAGTTGTTTGCTGGACCTGAAAACAG CACATTTCGGGAACAGTATCTACAAGGTCTTGTCAGGTGGCTGGGCTTGGATGagtctgtgatgccagtcatgGGAGCATTTCTAAGTGGTTTGGGCTGTGAAGGTGCCGACACGTTCCTCTCTGTCCTGCAAACAGAGCCGCTGCTTGCTGAGGGGGCAACCCCCATCATTCAG GATCTGGTGTCGTATTCGATCAAAGATG GCCAGTATGATGCCAGAGCAAGAGTTCTCATCCGGCATGTCTGCTGTCTGCTCAGAGTCGCTGTTGAGCAGATGGAGGAGTTTGAGGAAACGCTGGGAGAGAGTCTGAGGGAGAAAGTGGAGGAAAGCGA AGAGGAATCTTCACGGAGGCAGAAGCGAGAAAGAGGGCGGAAGTTACGGCGCTACTTTCTCATTGGACTCGCCACTGTTGGTGGCGGAACTGTGATAG GTTTGACTGGCGGCCTGGCAGCACCATTGGTGGCAGCAGGTGCCGGCGCTGTCATCggtgctggaggagctgctgcactGGGCTCAGCCACTGGCATCGcaataatggcctccttgtttGGGGCAGCCGGTGCTGGACTGACGG gttataagatgaacaaatgtGTTGGTGCAATTGAGGAGTTTGAATTCTTGCCACTGAGCCCTGGGAAGCATCTTCATCTCACCATCGCAGTGACCGGCTGGCTCTGCAGCGGCAAATACA GCTCCTTCCAGGCCCCCTGGTCCTGTCTCGGGGAGTGTGGGGAGCAGTACTGTCTGGTGTGGGAGTCCCGGTTTCTTCGAGATCTTGGCTCGATTATGGCGTCCCTGTTAGATGGTCTGGTCAGCATGGTAGCCCAGGAAGCCCTCAAGTACACAGTGTTATCAG GTATAGTGACGGCTCTGACCTGGCCAGCTTCCTTGTTAGCGGCAGCCAGTGTCATCGACCATCCGTGGTGCGTTTGTCTGAACCGCTCTGCTGAGGTGGGGAAACATCTGGCACAGGTTTTAAGAAGCAGACAGCAG GGGAAACGCCCAGTCAGCCTCATCGGCTTCAGTCTTGGTGCTAGAGTCATCTATTTCTGCCTGCAGGAACTTGCCAATGATCAAG GCTGTGAAGGTGTAGTGGAGGATGTCGTCCTCTTGGGGGCCCCAGTGGATGGCTCTGAGAGGGCTTGGAAGAGAATGACGAGGGTAGTTGCTGGGAAAATAGTAAACGGGTACTgcag AGGAGACTGGCTGCTTGGATACTTGTACCGAGGCTCAGCAGCACAGCTGTCGGTCGCTGGTCTGCAGCCAGTCAACATCCAAGATCGGCGCATCATCAATGTAGATCTGTCTTCGGTG GTGAAAGGTCACCTGGACTACATGCGCCAAATGGACACCATCTTAGTGGCAGTTGGGGTTCCGACCAAAGAAGTGCCTGGCGCAGCTATCGCTCTTCCTCCGGATGAAAGTAGGTCAGAAGGGTTTGTCGACGCTGTGGGTCAGTCTCTGGCAAACCCTGAAGGGGAAGAGGGTGAAAAGGCCGGAGCAGCAGAGGCCGGAGCAGCAGAGGTGGACAGCGGCTGGGACATCCCGGATATCTCCGACCTGCTGGACACGTTGAGTGACGCTCAGACTGAGAGTCCGAGTGAACCGGACATGAGTTTCCCTGTTGTGTCTGAAGAAGACCCTGAGAATGTATGTTCTGTGAAGGAACCCTGCGTCACGGACAAAGTGGCCGACCCGGATTCTGAACCCATCTCATGGAGTTGGGACGACACCCACTGGACCACAGAACTCACACAAGAACCAAAACTCCATCAAAGCTAA
- the sike1 gene encoding suppressor of IKBKE 1 — protein sequence MACTLEKVLGDARTLLERLKEHDTAAEGLIEQSGALSQRVQGMREVGNALPDKHTEEISEVHELSKYKPHVLLSQENTQIKDLQQENKELWVSLEEHQYALELIMGRYRKQMLQLMMAKKELDTKPVLSLHEDHAKEMQNQVERICEMGQVMRRAVQVDDQHYCSVRERLAQLEIENKELRDLLAISKSTVKTEEPEKPATQD from the exons ATGGCCTGCACTTTAGAGAAAGTACTGGGCGATGCTCGAACCCTTCTAGAGAGGCTGAAGGAGCACGACACCGCTGCCGAGGGGCTGATCGAGCAATCCGGGGCCCTGAGCCAAAGGGTTCAAGGGATGAGGGAGGTGGGCAATGCCCTCCCGGACAAG CATACAGAAGAGATTTCAGAGGTGCACGAGTTGAGCAAGTACAAGCCCCATGTACTTCTGTCCCAAGAAAACACTCAAATCAAAGACCTACAACAGGAAAATAAAG AGCTGTGGGTGTCTCTTGAGGAGCACCAGTACGCCTTAGAACTCATCATGGGGCGGTATCGAAAGCAAATGCTTCAGCTGATGATGGCAAAGAAAGAGTTGGACACCAAACCTGTTTTGAGTCTGCATGAAGACCATGCCAAA GAAATGCAGAACCAAGTGGAACGGATATGTGAAATGGGTCAGGTGATGAGAAGAGCCGTGCAGGTGGATGATCAGCACTACTGCTCTGTACGAGAGCGCCTTGCCCAACTGGAG ATCGAGAACAAGGAGCTGCGAGACCTCCTGGCCATCAGCAAGAGCACTGTGAAGACTGAGGAACCAGAGAAGCCTGCAACCCAAGATTAA